CAGTCCATCCTGAAATCAGTCATCAGAGCAGAAGTCAACTTCCTCCCATAAACTGGGATCCAACATTTGACCTTGTGAGAAATTCTTCCCCGgagaacagtgtttctcaaatgttAAATGTGCATCTGAATTGCCTCATCATCCACTTAAAATGAATATTCTGATTCAGCAGGCCTGGGATGGGGCCCAAGAGCCTGCATGTCTAATGAGCTCCTGGTCCTTGTTAAGGTAACAAGGAATAAATAAGGCATGAGAATAGTGACACAATCCCCCCTGTTTTTCCTATCCCAGAAGCAGTTAAATGCCATTTTACCCCACCAGCTGTATTCTCTTTAGAAACAGGAAggtaatattttagaaagaagagTCCACTAAATTCTAAGAGATcgccaaaggtttttttttttcccacaacaaATAATGAGTTCCATGTTGCTAGTGCGGGTCAGAGCACAGTGTGGtcaaaggtaatttttttcttaattcttgtaGAGGCGCCAAAAAGTACACACGACTAAGTTCAGGTGCCGTCTATGATGTCCTTCCCATCTTCTCCAGAAGGTGGTGCAAGAGGGCCACGCCTCCACCAGGGACTCCAGTCACTCTGTGGACTGGCTTTTGCTGGTCTGAGGCTCAACTGCCAAGCAGCCCGAGGCAaagttttgggggtggggaagtggtgGAGAACACAacccaaaatacaaaacaaaaaacccagaagccTTCTGATAGATTCAAGTTACTCAaccattttatttacccattctacacacacacacacaaaaacacatttcaaataCAGTTATACACCTTATGTGGATCTGAGCGCCATATTTTGACATCAGTGTCACCAGATTAAATTAGAATGCTGCTAAGGATTAACATTCCTTCTTTCAACACAGCTGTGCCTAGGAAACATGCAGGATAGCTCTATTGCTTCGGTTCCCAACTCAGTCCATTCCATTTAACCCAGTGGTGCTCAGCCCACTCCCAATCCCTCCAAAGGGCACAGCTGGTGACAAGTCCTTTGCTTTTGCCACAGCAAAACTATCACCATATCAGAATGAATTGATTTTGTTActtcaacacaagaaaaaaaaaatgtacacaagCAATTCAGATACAAAAAACACTGAGTAGCTAAAAATTGGTCATGGATCCCCAGTGAAAGCCTTACTGAAAAGAATACTTTTGCCAaaatttcctttgcatttttattgattatattaTAATTAAGAGGCAAATGGGTAGCGGACTGAAAACAGCAGCATTATCCAATGGAATGCTACAGCCCATAGCAGGGAAGCTGAGGACACAGAAAGTTCAGAAAGTGAAGTCCTGCCCAGAAATGGGGGACTGGATAGGATGACTTCAAGTAGAGGTAACAGTGTCAGGCTCTGAGCAGGCATTTCCTTAGCTGAGTTTACAAAATAACTTACAAGTGATGTTCAACCTTCATTGTCTACAAAATGATTAGAATTTGGCTGCCACTCTAAAAGAAATACCTATTAAAAATCATAGTGTATAGAACATCCCCCTAAAGAAAACATGTGGGGTGGTTACTTCCTTTCTTTGTAGGACATGTACAATAGACAGAGAATTGTAGTAACATGCATAAAGTGTCAACTGGTACAATTAGAAAACAGTCAGACTTGTCAGCTTACAGATCTTAAGTAGAGCCTGTTGGTTAGTCAGCATAGGGACCCTACCACAGTCTGTCAGGCAGTCAGCGTACAGATACTTCTAGATACAGTGTTCTGGACATGATGAGTCTAAATTAAATTCCTGGACATACTTCTGATGTCTGTGTCACCTCGATCAGAAGTCAGAGATCAATCCTGCCAATGTTGCAACCTGATTCAATTGTgaatcaaattaaaattaaaatatttaattccaataaaattatttaattcaaattaaaatattttaaaacacaagtcAAAATGTATACCGGAAAACCTATGTAAAGTTATCAAATTTCtggaaaacaaacacaacatgGCCTCTGGGCTTAACAAAGACAATGGAATGTGCATAAGACTATACAACCCAGATAGAGTTTCCTCAATTATTAGGCACTTATTCCCCTTGTCCTTTGGCTCCCCCAAGCATCAGTGAGTTTCTCTGGTACTCAGATCTTCTACTCACAGATACACCATAAGATGGATTTACTTCCAAACAGCCGTATCATGTTTCTTCAAAATGCCAGTGTCTCTGAAGATCAAATGTGGGTTGCAAAGAGGAACACCCAGATCCTCACAGGAAACACTCAACCGTTCAGTCTAGGATACAAATATCTTGTACTCCTAACCCTAACTTCTTGGGAGTTAGTGGGTGGGCAGGGGATggacaaaaaaaaacacaaaaaaaacaaaaaccaaagataaGGATATGGGGTAGACCCCTGGCACAATGCGTGTTTTTAACAGATTTTCTTATTCTACTTTCCAACTGAATGCAAAACAATCTCCTtaccaaaacaaaagcaaaaacaatacaGATATAATAAATAAGAGCTAAATTCCAATTTAAGGATTAAGATATAGGAGAAGAAGCTAGTTGTCTAAATCTGCTTTAGATTCCTCTTCATATCTGTCACGGAATTCCTCATTTAGttttaaagcaggaaaaagaTAATCAGTGATAATCAAAGATAATACagtgatttttcctttcctaattttcTACCAGTAGATTAAATGCTAAAGccttcacctatttctcccaTAACACAGCTGAAAGCCTCAGCAAAAGGTACTCTGGAGTTCATCCTTTCTTACTAGCATTTGTGATAAACATGTAATCAGAGTCACGTGTATATACTACCGACACACACTCAAAtaagaaggggaaaggaggacaggaaagaaaagataggGAACAGGACTTCTCTAAAATGTGGAATAAGAGCTCTCTTCTATTCTATGCTCTCCTGGCTTCTTTCTGCTGAAACTTCTCTGGAGGGATCTTGCTCTAAAAACCAAACAACGCTGAAATCCTTGCTGTTGTCAAGTTCTAATTTCTCATGTCCAATCTGAGAATAATAAGACCACCTCACTCCTCTTCTTGGGGAAGCACACTAACACATGTGGAGAATGGCAACATACCAGCAGGCTGAGAGCCCAAATGAACATCCCAGTGCCTTGTGTCTAATGCAGGGGTTTATAACAAGGTAATACAATGCTATTTTGTTAGAGAATTCTCTTCTCGCTAGGAGTACATACAGCCCAAAGCCAAATCTTGGATCAAAATGCTCCTTCTCATGCATTAGTGCTGAATCATTCTCACCtcacagcaagagaaaagactgaATGCCCATTTGGGCTAAAGATGCCACCAGCCAAGCAAAGCTAGACAAGACAACCTTGTAAAAGTGCCACACACACCTCCTAGACCACATCATTCGGGGGCACattcccaccccccaaccctttTAGTCTCATACATGTAGGACAAGAGAAAAGTCAGAAGGAATCTCCACTCCACTTCGACATCCACATTTACAGACTCAACGTGTTGCTCTTTCACAAATgttcatttattataaattatatgctCTTTctctaaaataacttttttcaggGCAAGGACCTTTTCTGCTACTTCGGTGTCTCCTTCTCCCACCACCATTCCACCCAGCCCAAAGCCCCACAAACATGGACACTAGGTACACATTATATAATGGCTAAACAGGAATAGGAAGCTACCTTATGTCTGGAAGGCAATTTAGAGCAGAATCTAGGCAAGTGGCCTTTGAAATTGGCTGTGACATCCTACTCAGGATGTAGGAATAAAGGACTCAAGGTCACAAGCCAGCTGCCTGTGATGATAACCTTTATCATCCCACAAGTTTTATCTCAGTGCCTCTCTCCAGGGTGCTTAAAATTCTCAGCTATTGTCATAGGACATTTATATGACATAGTGACTTGTTCCACATCACCCTGCAATGTGTTAAAGCGGGAACAGGTTGCTGCCTGAAGTAACAAAGAGGGGGTAACTTCATTCAATACTGTGATCTGCTCACACATCTAACTCCAGGGAACGGTCCTTTCAAAACCATGAGGAATTCAGAACTCCCAGACTGACGCTTGGTCCAAGGAACTACTGTTTCTCCACCCAACAACATAAAATAGAGTTCTAACCTGGAGTATGATTCAGAATCATCAGAGAAGCTATTTAAACACATGCATGCCCAGACCCTAATCCCAGAGACTGAGTCAGAATTAAGCCTAGAGTGGACACAGGCATGTGCATGTTTCAAAAGTTCTATAGGGGATTCTAATGAAGACTCCTAGATGAGAAGCACAACAAAAGGTCTCCTATTACCAAACAAAAACATCCCTGGCCAATAGCTAACTTGCTCTCACTGGTCACCTCTAAGAGACAGATTGATAACTTTAAGGTGaggagtcctctctctcttttaaaaatctcatgagAACTCTAGACTTGCCtctcagaaaaatgcacatacgtatgttcatatattttgtatacaAAATTGGGGGAAGTATGCCATCGTGGGCCACGAAGGGGCTAAGAATCCCTACTCTAAACATTTCCTATTTAACcttgcagaaaaaataaaatgacacaagTAAATGCGTAAACAGTCAAGAGCTAGACCCCACAGGATTCTAAGACTACTCTGGACATCAAGATGATATAAATTAATACCCTAGTGAGGGAGATTTAATTTATCACCAGGCTTTCCCAATATCTGGGGGGAAAAATTGCTCACGCAAAAAATTTTTTGACTTAAAAAGGAGAATGTGTTGAGAATTACTAGAATGTGTTGAAAATTACTAGTTCACTAGCAGCTCTAGTGAactcttctctgcctttcccttGAGCAATTCAAACCTCAGTGGTGACTCCTGAATCTAACTCTGTCCTTCTGAACAGTCCCGGAGGTCACTGGCTTTGGCAGGAAAGTTCCTGTAGTTGGCAAAGAAGCCAGGAGCCACTGGAAAAAATGTATGACACTCCTCCAAGAGCCCTGTAAGAGCTAGAGGCCAGCCTACTCTCCTAAACCTTACCCCTCTGCAGCCCAGAGACCTCACACCTCTGCAGCCCAGAGACCTATGTCTGAAAAATACAAACCAAGATATTTCACACAGACTGGAAGCCAGCTTCCCCCAGGGTACTGAAGACTTTAGGATTGTTTCTCACGAAAGGACGCAAGAACTCTCATCCTATGTCTACCTACAGGCTCCAGAGCATCTGTGGATGTTCTGTAGCCTGGGCTGACCCTTGTAGGACCTGGcttgagaggaagggagaagggaagagaaaggctCCCCCCGTCCAGATCTATCTAGGCTCACTGCAGAGAACATCAACGGAGGCCAGACTTCTCTCCCACCCACTGCCCCTTCCCTCCTAGACAGACACACAACCATGCCATGCATCACACTGGACAATCCAAAGGGGACATGAGAGGGGGAAGGAAAGCAGGCAGGTCAGGACTGTGAGTAAAGCACACCTGGAAGAGACAAAGGTGGAGGGGAAATGGGCTTCTGTGtccccctccaccctgcccccacttTACCAACACAAGGACATTAGTGAGTTTAGACACTGTGGATGCACAAGAACCACAGCATGCTCAGcctcagccccagctctgccaatCACCCCAGGAGAGTGGATCCCTTTTCCGCCTCCTCCAGACCCCCCCAACTGAGGACCTGTCCTAAAACACCCAACTCGCCAGCTTGCCCCTGGGCGGGGAGATGTCTCACACCGTACACTAGCTAAGGTTGGTCTGGATACACATGACCTCACATTCTCTGCTAAGATCCATGGTGTGGGgctcgggggaggggggggaggtgGAGGTTGGAAGTTAAATGACTCCTTGGTGATTAGTGACAAGGGCAGGAGGCCAGGACGGGAGGGAGACACACGGTTACACCACCGGAATGCTGACTTGGGTCTTCGGCTGGTCGGCCCCTTCTTGCATGTCCAGGGCACGGAGAGGGCTGAGGGGCTTGAGGGGCCGGCTCCCAACACTGTAATTTCTTGGACGCCTTACTGTATTCGAACTGGACAGAGGCGTAAAGCTGTTCCTTCTCATCCTTACAGGGGTTTGGTTCTTGGGGAAGTTGTTCTAATTGGAAACGAGGGACACCACACAAATGAAAGCCAAGCCAAAAGCTCACTCATAAACCACAGCAGCCTCCTCCACTCCTGCTCCTCTGCAGACGGGGTCTCTCCTAAGACATGGGCCACGGCCTGGTCCCCCAGCCCCGGGAGACTAAAGGCTGTAGGAGTAGAAGCTCCTGGAGCACCATACTTCAAAGCAGGAAAGAGGCTCAAAGAAAAGAAGGGGGTTATTTAAGATCACACACAGATTACCAGGACagacctaggaacaaacctataCCTCCTGACCCCACCTTACAGGCACCTCTGGATCCTGCTTTCTAAAGGGAGCGCTTTCTGGGGggaaaatttgcatttcacttCTGCCAGACACTTTCCATAGTTCATTGGATTTCCAAGAGCCAATGTGCAAGGTTAAGACTCAGGAAAgagatactgatttttaaaaagagtaaatccAACATCTCTTCTTTTTGGAAGTAAGCAAACTACATGGGACATGGGTTCTGGGTCGGTTTTCCTCTTGTACTTAAAAGAAACCCAGTCTCTCGATGTCAAAGGTTCAAAGACCCGAAGTGGTGGGGAACCAGCATGTCATCCGTGGGAAAATACTTACAGTTGGCTTGTCACGGTGAGTGTTCACAGCCTCCACGTTAAGTTTAATTGTTTCCACTTTGCAAcctgagaaaacagaggaaagtgGAGAGGGCTTCAGGAAAAAAGCTCACAGCAAAATTCCTTAGTTTCAGTAGGAtaataaaagaacatatatattcccaaatacatacatacatccctttaaaaatggaaggcactgatggaacttccctggtagaTACAGGTGAGGAAGTTTAACTTCTAGGCAAACTtcagagaaaattcaaaaatCCTGACCTTCCTctacccccacctcctgcccagctCCTAGGCTCAGTTACCGTAGGCCACAGGAGTAAGTTTGAAGATGGTATGGAGAGGGCACCTCAGGTACGGTAGCTCATCTGAAAGCAGAAAGACCAGGTGGAGGAAGTCTCAGTATTATGAAGCAAGGTCAAGTTAGTGGAAGAGAGCATCTAAGGCGCTCCTGAGTTTTCTTTACCCTGACCTGGAGTTAGACATCTCCTCCTCTAAACTCCCAGACAATTATCAACATAGCCTCCAAGGAAGCCACCCAAGCTACTGAGtggttaagaaaggaaaaaaagcccaCTTCAGATCCTTCCCTGCAGGCAAAACGAGAAGAAGTGCCGCAGCCAGGGCCCCACAGAAGGGAAGACTGGGGCATCGTGAGTACACCAAAGGTCAACCTGCAGGCTTCCCAGCAGCTCAGGTGgatcaggaagggaagggaggggagtatGAGAGAAGACAGCAGCACCTCCTTATTGCTCTCCCCAGAAACCGTCTACCCTGAATCCAAAGGATGAAGATGCTTCTAAGATAACACCCTCCTAGCAGCCCAAGTAACAAGCCGGGAACGTTCAACCACTTTTCTAATGCTGCCAGAAGTGTTAGCGCAGTGCTGCCCCTTTAGCCAGGCAGGACCAAGAGCTAAAGCAGCAGCTGCTCTCCACTGGGGGTTTTTGCACCAGCAGAGTAAATTCAGCAAGTAGTTGGCCCAGTGGCTGCTGGGAGCCCCACACTGCTGCCTGAAGAATGTACTCTGATTTGAGTGGAAGAGTGGAAGGTCTCATTGCCAGGGATCCTGGTGCCACCCCAAGTCCAGCCCCCTCCCTGTGGATGTGTCCCCGGCCCTTCCCTCCAATGGCACCTGCACCCTTGTCCAAGAAGTAGGCCAGGAGGCAGCGCATGACAGCCTGGTGGGAGATGACGAGGACATTGCCCTGACGCTCCAGCTCCATGATGACAGGCTCCAGCCGCTGCACCAGGTCCTGGTATGACTGTGGGGAAGTGGGGTGGGCTGGTAGGAGGCGCAAGCTGGCAGCCAAGTCGGTGGCTGGGTCCAGAGTTAAGAGGCCgcttctcctttctccccagctgGCTTTCCTCCTGGAGGTTTGGCGCCTTCGTGTCGCCTGCtaaccacccccagccctggtaTCTCTTGAGAATATTCAGACTTTTCAAGAGCAATGTTCAGACCGAGAAAATTGCAGGTCAAGAAGAGAAATTCTGAATGCAGCCTGTGGGGTTCTTTTTCTCTCGACAGAATAGGCAAGAGTGCAAGGCAACAAAGGCTCCTAGGGATTTCCTAGACCCTTGTTGTTTTATTTACCTTTGCCTCACACCCCTAGACTATGAAGCCACTTGGACCAGCAAGCAGCCTTAAACACCACAGATGAGAGGAAAATCATTCATATCCCATATATTTACTTGGGGCCTATACCTGCTTGGGTGGGggtggaatgaaaaaaaaaagaagttaaaaaagacCACTTTGATTCTAAAATATACTCAGCAACAGAGGCTATCTTGTTACCCTTTCTCTGGAGATCTTAACAAATCAATGAGGCGCTGGACTGCCGACTGCCAGAGCTGAATTAAACACAGCAGGCCCCAAAGGTAGGAAGAGAAACTAAATGATGCCTTAAGTACCCTTTCTCGGTCCCCAAACTCACATTCAATCCTTCCCTCAAATTAAAGCTAAGCCCCTAGCAAAGGGTGGGGCAGTCACCCCTCGTGAGGGAAATCTCACCTCCCCTCCAGGATATCGATACAGATATTTCTCTTCATCTCGAAGTGCAAACTCTTCTGGGTACTGCTGCTTAATCTCCGCATAAGTCATCTCCTCGCACACGCCCTGCAGGAGCCACACGGCTGGAAGAGGCGAACTGGACCCACACAGCCCCCCAAATGAAAAGGCGGCCGTGAAGAATATTAGTTAtcggtgccaggcactgggctggctCCCTTCATGCACTGCAGTGGACCGACTAGCAGGGTGAGGGCCACTGGGGGAGGAGGCCGCCTCTCTAGCTTAAGCTGCAGCTTTCTCCTGCTGCTGTGGGGAACTTAGAGGTCAAGAAAAGTCAGCAGGATAAAAGGAACAGGAAGCAGGGAAAGAGGGGACACTGAAGGCACTAGGGAATTCTTGTAGAAGGCTTAAAAGggtacagaggaaggaaagaaaaagaaatgcctaCTTTTGGGCTCAAAGACACAGAAAGCCAAGAACAAATTGGAAAGGACTTTTCCAGAATAGCTGACCAGGTGGCCTAAGCAGAAATTAAAGAAGTGAGTTGTcagctatttctttttcctaggAGGAAAATACATGAAGGATCCAAATGGAGCTCCACTCTCTCCAGGTGCCAGGGGCTAGGTCAAAAATTGGTTCAGGTCCCATCATTGGCACAGGTGTGTCAAGCAGGCAGGAAGCCCTGATTGGGGGTGCACTGTTCCCACTTATTCCCTAAACTGGCCATAGATTCAGCTTCCTCAAAGACTCTACTTGGTGGTTCTAGTTTTCTAGATGAACGGCCCGCATGGTGACTTCTGAGAGTTCCTGCCTGAATAGGAGACCCTTACTGGCTTTTTAGCCATCAGAGCTTCCTACTCACAGCATCAATCTCATTCAGAATCTTCCACTGCTCATAGGTCACCCCCAGAGATTCAGCGGTCTGGATAGTCCTCTTCAACTGACTTGTCCACACTTTGAGGTCTGCTATCTCCTGTTCCTCCAGAAACTTCCTTAGAGCCTGGGCAAACTGGggtgtgaaataaaaattttaaaagaaaacacacacacacagggaattccctggcggtcagTGGTTAGGCCTCcacgcctccactgcaggggacgtgggttcgatccctggtcaggggaactaagatcctgcaagccgcgcatggcagagccaaaaaaaaagaaagaaagaagaaaacacacacacacagggaattccctggcggtcagTGGTTAGGCCTCcacgcctccactgcaggggacgtgggttcgatccctggtcaggggaactaagatcctgcaagccgtgcatggcagagccaaaaaaaaagaaagaaagaaaggaaatacagacacacagacacacagacacacacacacacacacacacacacacacacacacgactgtTAACTCAGCCTAAAAAGGACAATGTGTGTGACCCCAGACAAACTCTGAAAGGTGCTACATAGTTGTAATAAACCCAAGAGGAAATGAACTTTAACCAGAGCACGCTGTACCGTGCTGAGCATACAAGTTGAGCCCAATAAATATGTGATGGCTGAATGATCACAGCAGAAATGGTTCCAAGTTACGCACCCTTCAATGCAGAGCTAGAATCAGTGAACAAGAAAACGTCTCTTTACTTGCTTGACTATCTGAAACCACAGCCTAAACCCCAACAGGATTCAGTAGGAAGTAAGGGGATCAAAGAGATGACATCCACCATGCCCTTCTAACTCTAAGCCTGGGAAATCCAGCCTTCTGGCTAACTACTCACCTGTTTTCCCCGCACCGAGAGGCCTGAGTCACCCCCAATCTTTCCCAAGAGATTGAACTCGCTCTCTCCGTGCCGGCAAAGGTAAATGGTGCGAGGATGGACATGGATATTCATGAGGTAGTAGACGATCTTGCTCTGGATGTAGTCCTGGACTTTGTTCACTAGAAACCGCTGGCCCACGTTTATCACCTTGATGAAAGAAAGATCCCTGGgacagagcaggaaaaaaaaaaaaaatcccctgggTATGAAAATCTGAGGATaacaggaggaggggaaaggatcTGTATAGTTACTTGCAGGCTCCCAGCagctctcctgcctcctgccACACCCTGACCAGATATAGGGAACCAAATGGAAAGAGATGGATCGCTCCTCAGAACCAAGATGCAGTAAACTTTCCTGAACTTCTCGTCAGGCAGTACCATTTCCTCAGCGCctacactgtgccaggcactgtagcTAAGTTAGATAAACAGAATTCAGGCTTCCCCTCAGGGGCTAGACTAGATGACCTGAAGATTTTGCTAGCCCTGAAGTTTGTTGAGACGCACAGCGCCCACCTGAGGCGGTCAAGACGGAGTCAGAGCATGGCATCCGCCAGCGGGGTGGGGCGAGGAGGGGGGTGCAGAACCATAGACAGAGATCTCTGTGCATTTCCCCCCCATCTACATGAATCAA
This genomic interval from Physeter macrocephalus isolate SW-GA chromosome 4, ASM283717v5, whole genome shotgun sequence contains the following:
- the PFKFB2 gene encoding 6-phosphofructo-2-kinase/fructose-2,6-bisphosphatase 2 isoform X1 produces the protein MSGNSAPCSEQNNNNYETKTNLRMSEKKCSWASYMTNSPTLIVMIGLPARGKTYVSKKLTRYLNWIGVPTKVFNLGVYRRQAVKSYKSYDFFRHDNEEAMKIRKQCALVALEDVKAYLTEDSGQIAVFDATNTTRERRALILSFAEENSFKVFFVESVCDDPDVIAANILEVKVSSPDYPERNRENVMEDFLKRIECYKVTYQPLDPDNYDKDLSFIKVINVGQRFLVNKVQDYIQSKIVYYLMNIHVHPRTIYLCRHGESEFNLLGKIGGDSGLSVRGKQFAQALRKFLEEQEIADLKVWTSQLKRTIQTAESLGVTYEQWKILNEIDAGVCEEMTYAEIKQQYPEEFALRDEEKYLYRYPGGESYQDLVQRLEPVIMELERQGNVLVISHQAVMRCLLAYFLDKGADELPYLRCPLHTIFKLTPVAYGCKVETIKLNVEAVNTHRDKPTNNFPKNQTPVRMRRNSFTPLSSSNTVRRPRNYSVGSRPLKPLSPLRALDMQEGADQPKTQAETSLAVHRLSSPASPPLLS
- the PFKFB2 gene encoding 6-phosphofructo-2-kinase/fructose-2,6-bisphosphatase 2 isoform X3, with the protein product MSGNSAPCSEQNNNNYETKTNLRMSEKKCSWASYMTNSPTLIVMIGLPARGKTYVSKKLTRYLNWIGVPTKVFNLGVYRRQAVKSYKSYDFFRHDNEEAMKIRKQCALVALEDVKAYLTEDSGQIAVFDATNTTRERRALILSFAEENSFKVFFVESVCDDPDVIAANILEVKVSSPDYPERNRENVMEDFLKRIECYKVTYQPLDPDNYDKDLSFIKVINVGQRFLVNKVQDYIQSKIVYYLMNIHVHPRTIYLCRHGESEFNLLGKIGGDSGLSVRGKQFAQALRKFLEEQEIADLKVWTSQLKRTIQTAESLGVTYEQWKILNEIDAGVCEEMTYAEIKQQYPEEFALRDEEKYLYRYPGGESYQDLVQRLEPVIMELERQGNVLVISHQAVMRCLLAYFLDKGADELPYLRCPLHTIFKLTPVAYGCKVETIKLNVEAVNTHRDKPTNNFPKNQTPVRMRRNSFTPLSSSNTVRRPRNYSVGSRPLKPLSPLRALDMQEGADQPKTQLGLGVQDICILD
- the PFKFB2 gene encoding 6-phosphofructo-2-kinase/fructose-2,6-bisphosphatase 2 isoform X2, with protein sequence MSGNSAPCSEQNNNNYETKTNLRMSEKKCSWASYMTNSPTLIVMIGLPARGKTYVSKKLTRYLNWIGVPTKVFNLGVYRRQAVKSYKSYDFFRHDNEEAMKIRKQCALVALEDVKAYLTEDSGQIAVFDATNTTRERRALILSFAEENSFKVFFVESVCDDPDVIAANILEVKVSSPDYPERNRENVMEDFLKRIECYKVTYQPLDPDNYDKDLSFIKVINVGQRFLVNKVQDYIQSKIVYYLMNIHVHPRTIYLCRHGESEFNLLGKIGGDSGLSVRGKQFAQALRKFLEEQEIADLKVWTSQLKRTIQTAESLGVTYEQWKILNEIDAGVCEEMTYAEIKQQYPEEFALRDEEKYLYRYPGGESYQDLVQRLEPVIMELERQGNVLVISHQAVMRCLLAYFLDKGADELPYLRCPLHTIFKLTPVAYGCKVETIKLNVEAVNTHRDKPTNNFPKNQTPVRMRRNSFTPLSSSNTVRRPRNYSVGSRPLKPLSPLRALDMQEGADQPKTQKLGLGVQDICILD
- the PFKFB2 gene encoding 6-phosphofructo-2-kinase/fructose-2,6-bisphosphatase 2 isoform X4, which encodes MSGNSAPCSEQNNNNYETKTNLRMSEKKCSWASYMTNSPTLIVMIGLPARGKTYVSKKLTRYLNWIGVPTKVFNLGVYRRQAVKSYKSYDFFRHDNEEAMKIRKQCALVALEDVKAYLTEDSGQIAVFDATNTTRERRALILSFAEENSFKVFFVESVCDDPDVIAANILEVKVSSPDYPERNRENVMEDFLKRIECYKVTYQPLDPDNYDKDLSFIKVINVGQRFLVNKVQDYIQSKIVYYLMNIHVHPRTIYLCRHGESEFNLLGKIGGDSGLSVRGKQFAQALRKFLEEQEIADLKVWTSQLKRTIQTAESLGVTYEQWKILNEIDAGVCEEMTYAEIKQQYPEEFALRDEEKYLYRYPGGESYQDLVQRLEPVIMELERQGNVLVISHQAVMRCLLAYFLDKGADELPYLRCPLHTIFKLTPVAYGCKVETIKLNVEAVNTHRDKPTAETSLAVHRLSSPASPPLLS